One window of Candidatus Nitrospira kreftii genomic DNA carries:
- a CDS encoding Lipoprotein-releasing system ATP-binding protein LolD: MNDDSQPAAVRARSVVKSFGSGDTQVTVLKGIDLDIYLGELLLLVGESGGGKTTLLSAIAGILDIDDGQIDVLGVPLSNLPSNKRTRFRGQTMGFIYQQFNLLPALTAAENVAVPLLIQKIGRAEALRRARVMLNRVGLGDRMDFLPKNLSGGQQQRVAIARALVNEPRLLICDEPTAALDGPNGQKIMKLLREVGRSPDRCVIVVTHDSRIFHFGDRMANLTDGRIVNIEQIPQEGTA, from the coding sequence ATGAACGACGACTCACAACCGGCGGCCGTGCGTGCACGGAGTGTGGTGAAATCATTTGGCAGCGGGGATACCCAGGTCACAGTTTTGAAAGGGATCGATCTGGATATTTATCTCGGCGAGTTGTTGTTACTCGTGGGGGAGTCTGGTGGCGGCAAAACCACCCTCCTCTCCGCCATCGCCGGGATTCTCGACATTGATGACGGCCAGATCGATGTGCTGGGTGTCCCCCTCAGCAACTTACCCTCCAACAAGCGGACCCGCTTTCGAGGACAAACCATGGGGTTTATCTATCAACAATTCAATTTGCTCCCCGCGCTGACCGCGGCTGAGAACGTCGCCGTCCCACTTCTGATCCAAAAGATCGGACGTGCCGAGGCCTTGCGGCGGGCACGAGTCATGCTGAACCGTGTCGGCCTTGGTGATCGTATGGACTTTCTTCCCAAGAATCTCTCCGGTGGTCAGCAACAGCGCGTCGCGATCGCCCGCGCCCTAGTCAATGAGCCACGCCTGCTCATCTGCGATGAACCGACGGCAGCCTTGGACGGACCAAACGGGCAAAAGATCATGAAGCTGCTTCGTGAAGTGGGACGCTCACCGGACCGCTGCGTCATCGTGGTCACACATGACAGCCGCATTTTCCACTTCGGCGATCGCATGGCCAATCTCACGGATGGACGCATCGTTAACATTGAGCAGATCCCACAGGAAGGAACCGCATGA
- a CDS encoding hypothetical protein (conserved protein of unknown function) has product MIVMKRMSVWLALAGVGFAAWVLMGANQKDPMPQPISEPPRSPYQHTVAASGIIEAVNENVRIAPPIAGLIAKMFVKVGDQVTERDPLFQLDDRELRAQLLTREAAIPPLQAQVEEQKYKVGDLKTQLQRLQSVHDERAVSEDDLKRTWYALEMAKRGAQRIHATLKQAMAQRDEVRMLLDRLTVRAPRRGTILQVNIRAGEYATLGSTEPLMLLGETEQLQIRADIDEVNAPLVVPQAGGTASIKSLADQAFPLAFVRIEPYVIPKKSLTGENAERVDTRVLQVIYRFERPPFPVYAGQQVDVFIERHPPHSSRTQPSPVGSTEQPS; this is encoded by the coding sequence ATGATCGTCATGAAACGAATGAGCGTCTGGCTGGCGCTGGCAGGCGTGGGGTTCGCAGCATGGGTGCTCATGGGTGCAAACCAGAAGGACCCGATGCCTCAGCCGATCTCAGAACCGCCCAGGTCGCCCTACCAGCATACCGTCGCGGCCTCCGGCATTATCGAAGCCGTGAATGAGAATGTCCGCATTGCTCCCCCGATCGCCGGGTTGATTGCCAAGATGTTTGTAAAAGTCGGCGACCAGGTCACAGAACGGGATCCGCTATTCCAGTTGGATGATCGAGAACTGCGCGCACAGCTCCTAACTCGTGAAGCCGCCATTCCTCCACTTCAAGCACAGGTCGAAGAGCAGAAATATAAAGTCGGTGATCTCAAAACCCAGTTGCAGCGTCTCCAATCGGTGCACGATGAACGAGCCGTGAGCGAGGATGATCTCAAGCGCACCTGGTACGCGCTTGAGATGGCCAAGCGAGGCGCCCAGCGTATTCACGCCACCCTCAAGCAAGCCATGGCTCAACGTGATGAAGTCAGGATGCTGCTGGATCGACTGACGGTCCGTGCTCCACGACGAGGGACGATATTACAAGTGAATATTCGAGCTGGAGAATATGCCACGTTAGGATCGACTGAACCGTTGATGTTGTTGGGCGAGACTGAACAGCTGCAAATCCGTGCCGACATCGACGAAGTCAATGCCCCGCTCGTCGTTCCACAAGCTGGGGGGACGGCCTCTATCAAATCGCTGGCCGACCAGGCATTTCCTCTCGCCTTCGTGCGGATTGAGCCCTATGTGATCCCTAAAAAATCACTCACGGGTGAGAACGCTGAACGAGTCGACACCAGGGTGCTGCAAGTCATCTATCGATTCGAACGGCCTCCCTTCCCAGTCTATGCCGGACAACAGGTCGACGTATTCATTGAACGACATCCCCCACACTCATCCAGGACACAACCGTCTCCCGTCGGCTCCACGGAGCAGCCATCGTGA
- a CDS encoding hypothetical protein (conserved protein of unknown function) encodes MTTLRAIIAAFTFSACVQGTDYQRPKTDALDSWSQVAPIPATVSTSHQPEATWWKTFQNDELSEVIERALQYNHDVKRAVVRILEGRASVMSATAGLFPQMNLSSSYTNIAVSENTLAGLGLATGQRPGPTIFATPGTTFDLWNGAMDLRWEIDLWGRIRRGREAAQAETKAIEEDARAVALSLISDVGQSYFRIRELDEQLDIASRTLAVRQESLEIIQKRAVVGLASELDVKRIEVLVAEAAGLIPDLTRLRAIESHRLEVLTGMTPGSLALVRKPLRAVIAQPDIPVGLPSQLLERRPDILQAEATLVASNARIGQARAYFFPTLLITGQGGLQSADFAKWFSGNSLNYSIGPSITLPIFQGGTNLARLDQAESQYQQLLEGYRQTILQAFREVADLLVSVHARGEQLTHQRAQLTAAQEAVRLAQVRYRNGMVNYLDVLDAQRTVLSAETQLVLTERARLTEMVSLFKALGGGWEPSQSGPPT; translated from the coding sequence ATGACTACCTTGAGAGCTATCATTGCAGCGTTCACCTTCTCTGCCTGTGTGCAAGGGACCGATTACCAGCGCCCCAAGACCGACGCGCTCGACAGCTGGTCCCAAGTCGCTCCCATTCCGGCCACGGTCTCGACCTCTCATCAGCCAGAAGCCACCTGGTGGAAGACCTTTCAGAATGATGAACTTTCGGAGGTGATCGAACGGGCTTTACAATACAATCACGACGTGAAACGAGCGGTCGTTCGAATTCTAGAGGGCCGCGCCTCTGTGATGTCTGCCACCGCCGGCCTCTTTCCGCAGATGAACCTCTCCAGCTCCTACACCAACATCGCGGTATCCGAGAACACCTTGGCCGGGTTGGGATTAGCAACTGGCCAGAGACCAGGTCCCACGATATTTGCGACGCCGGGAACCACGTTCGACCTCTGGAACGGTGCGATGGACCTACGCTGGGAAATTGACCTCTGGGGCCGCATCAGACGAGGCCGCGAGGCAGCGCAGGCGGAGACCAAAGCCATCGAAGAAGACGCCCGCGCCGTTGCCCTGTCACTCATTAGTGATGTGGGACAATCTTATTTTCGTATTAGAGAGCTGGATGAGCAGCTTGATATCGCCTCGCGTACGCTTGCCGTCCGCCAAGAATCCCTTGAGATCATCCAGAAGCGCGCCGTAGTCGGATTAGCCTCAGAATTGGACGTCAAACGGATAGAGGTACTCGTCGCGGAAGCAGCAGGTCTGATTCCGGACCTGACAAGGTTACGAGCCATCGAATCCCATCGACTTGAGGTCTTAACCGGTATGACACCTGGATCGCTTGCCCTCGTCCGCAAACCTCTTCGTGCCGTCATTGCACAGCCGGATATTCCCGTAGGACTTCCCTCTCAGCTTCTGGAACGGCGTCCTGATATTCTCCAAGCAGAAGCGACGCTCGTGGCGTCCAATGCCCGTATCGGACAAGCGCGCGCCTATTTCTTCCCGACTCTTTTGATTACAGGACAAGGGGGGCTTCAGAGCGCAGACTTCGCCAAGTGGTTTTCGGGAAACAGCTTGAACTATAGTATCGGCCCATCGATCACCTTGCCCATCTTTCAAGGGGGGACCAATCTGGCTCGCCTCGATCAGGCCGAATCCCAGTACCAACAGTTGTTGGAAGGCTATCGACAGACCATCTTGCAGGCTTTTAGAGAAGTTGCCGATTTGCTGGTTTCCGTACACGCACGGGGCGAGCAGCTCACCCATCAACGCGCGCAGCTCACCGCGGCACAGGAAGCCGTGCGACTAGCTCAGGTCCGTTACCGCAACGGGATGGTGAACTACTTGGATGTATTGGATGCACAACGGACAGTATTGTCCGCCGAGACCCAGCTAGTCCTCACCGAACGGGCTCGCCTCACAGAGATGGTCAGCCTGTTCAAAGCGCTGGGTGGAGGATGGGAACCATCCCAATCTGGTCCTCCGACCTAA
- a CDS encoding putative Response Regulator, whose amino-acid sequence MEEHQASRSSEVSSTILVVDDEVSIIKLCKALLEDAGFTVLEADGSSEALKICTHHEGPIDLLLTDLVLPPPGFQLASTLNQFPHVNGHELAVRATMIRKGLRIILMSGNPDKELTSHGIKRGTLPFLAKPFERDRLIALVHNVLAQPGTTLGVEDRPRAANDTDWFG is encoded by the coding sequence ATGGAGGAGCATCAGGCAAGTCGATCATCAGAGGTGTCGTCGACCATCTTAGTTGTAGACGATGAAGTCTCTATCATCAAACTCTGCAAAGCTCTCCTTGAAGACGCTGGATTTACCGTGCTTGAAGCCGACGGCAGCTCGGAGGCGCTCAAGATCTGCACTCACCACGAAGGCCCGATTGATCTCCTCCTCACAGACCTGGTCTTACCCCCGCCGGGCTTTCAACTTGCCTCCACCTTAAATCAATTTCCGCACGTCAACGGTCATGAGCTGGCTGTTCGCGCAACCATGATCCGGAAGGGCCTCCGAATTATTCTGATGTCGGGGAATCCGGATAAGGAACTGACCAGTCATGGAATCAAACGAGGGACACTTCCATTTTTGGCCAAGCCGTTCGAGCGTGACCGACTAATCGCCCTCGTTCACAACGTACTTGCGCAGCCGGGAACGACTCTTGGAGTTGAGGACCGACCACGCGCAGCCAACGATACCGACTGGTTCGGTTGA
- a CDS encoding hypothetical protein (conserved protein of unknown function): protein MTPVARWRSNMRLEDSTIEPGDLSSVSLQSKPVLVVQNFWSAEERQFFRTGMNQVAWKSLSDLKNVREDFPNSGNWAKAEIGSAEAEHFLSRLQLPCIREYIESFPNIIGRHVGFNYYSYSAGDCLLTHDDTDQGRLVEGRRAPKRRIAVVTYFHEEWQPDWGGELIIYEQRTDRDKGPINLMPTYCIEPLPGALVMFTVPRFHRVCRVDATAGQHRRLSIAGWFMTEHS from the coding sequence ATGACTCCTGTCGCGCGATGGCGGTCAAATATGCGTCTTGAGGACTCAACCATAGAACCTGGAGATCTGTCTTCAGTTTCACTCCAGAGCAAGCCGGTGCTCGTGGTGCAAAACTTTTGGTCTGCTGAAGAGCGCCAGTTCTTTCGCACAGGGATGAACCAGGTTGCCTGGAAGAGTCTCTCCGATCTCAAGAACGTTCGAGAAGATTTTCCCAACTCAGGGAATTGGGCAAAGGCTGAAATCGGATCAGCAGAGGCCGAGCATTTTCTCTCGAGGTTGCAGCTTCCCTGCATTCGAGAGTACATCGAGTCTTTTCCCAATATCATCGGGCGCCATGTGGGGTTCAATTACTATTCCTATTCGGCCGGCGACTGTCTGTTGACACATGACGACACGGATCAGGGTCGGCTTGTCGAAGGTCGTCGAGCTCCAAAGCGCCGGATTGCTGTCGTCACTTACTTTCATGAGGAGTGGCAGCCTGATTGGGGCGGGGAATTGATCATTTATGAGCAGCGAACTGATCGTGACAAGGGGCCTATTAATCTGATGCCGACATACTGTATCGAACCTCTCCCTGGGGCCTTGGTCATGTTTACTGTCCCCCGGTTTCATCGGGTCTGCCGCGTAGACGCCACGGCTGGTCAGCATCGACGGCTGTCGATTGCCGGATGGTTCATGACGGAGCATTCCTAA
- a CDS encoding putative RNA-binding protein RbpF: MGSKIYVGGLPYSATEQQLSDLFAAHGAVASARIITDKFTGQSRGFGFVEMSSDAEAQAAITALNGSEMGGRTLTVNEARPQEPRTGGGGGGRGGFGGGGGGRSGGGGKRDRW; encoded by the coding sequence ATGGGTTCGAAGATCTATGTCGGTGGGTTGCCGTATTCGGCGACCGAGCAGCAATTGAGTGACTTATTCGCGGCCCATGGCGCAGTGGCCTCGGCGCGAATCATTACGGATAAATTCACCGGCCAATCTCGAGGATTCGGCTTTGTGGAAATGTCCTCCGATGCTGAAGCTCAAGCTGCAATTACGGCCCTCAACGGTTCGGAGATGGGTGGCCGGACTCTTACAGTTAATGAAGCACGGCCACAGGAACCGCGTACGGGTGGTGGCGGTGGAGGTCGTGGTGGATTCGGCGGCGGCGGTGGTGGTCGCAGCGGAGGTGGTGGCAAGCGCGACCGCTGGTAG
- a CDS encoding Transport permease protein produces MKLHRITALILRHLYLYRRSLPRIMEIFYWPFLDLVIWGFITLYLARYQSEVPGFVTFFLGALILWDVLFRSQQGITITFLEELWARNLMNLFASPLKPSEFLAATMAMSVMKVTVVSIVLGGCALLFYSYNVLIIGLWLVPFVLNLVVTGWIIGVFTTSLIMRFGQEAEVLAWSMVFLFQPISCVFYPMDVLPQWLKAIAWANPAAHIFEGMRAVLSSGEAPLSNLVWAVGLNGVLLVGVVAWFYRTIAYCKDQGLLVRVGE; encoded by the coding sequence ATGAAACTGCATCGTATTACAGCGCTCATCCTCAGACATCTCTATCTGTACCGAAGAAGCTTGCCGCGGATCATGGAAATTTTTTACTGGCCATTCTTGGATCTCGTGATCTGGGGATTTATCACTCTCTATCTTGCCCGATACCAGAGCGAGGTCCCCGGGTTCGTGACCTTTTTCCTCGGAGCGCTGATTCTCTGGGATGTCTTGTTCAGATCTCAGCAGGGCATCACCATTACCTTTCTCGAGGAACTCTGGGCGCGCAACCTGATGAATCTCTTCGCCAGTCCCTTGAAGCCGAGTGAATTTCTGGCCGCCACTATGGCGATGAGTGTGATGAAGGTAACCGTCGTCTCGATCGTCCTGGGTGGGTGTGCACTCCTCTTCTATTCCTATAATGTGCTGATCATCGGATTGTGGCTGGTCCCATTCGTGCTCAATCTTGTGGTCACGGGCTGGATCATCGGCGTGTTTACAACCTCGTTGATTATGCGATTCGGACAGGAGGCGGAAGTACTGGCCTGGAGTATGGTGTTTCTCTTTCAGCCCATTTCGTGTGTGTTTTATCCCATGGATGTGCTGCCTCAGTGGCTGAAGGCGATTGCCTGGGCGAATCCCGCCGCGCATATCTTCGAAGGTATGCGGGCGGTTTTGAGCTCCGGGGAGGCTCCTTTGTCGAATCTGGTTTGGGCCGTCGGACTCAATGGCGTGTTGTTGGTCGGCGTTGTTGCATGGTTTTACCGGACGATCGCATACTGCAAAGACCAAGGATTGCTGGTTCGAGTGGGGGAGTAA
- a CDS encoding hypothetical protein (conserved membrane protein of unknown function) — protein MTEAFVDFGAGFLAGGLAVSTAWGLFWLAIGLIGWNRRTCRGGIVIKGIAGGFVPLSLLLGLLWWRGGSGYDGVWFASGLVGMPALLSILSLRRMPDGKTAGTHFFEGVRFLMSDLLGAHRGCGGCDHAQDHKTCQ, from the coding sequence ATGACGGAGGCTTTTGTGGACTTCGGTGCGGGATTCCTTGCCGGGGGGCTTGCCGTCAGTACGGCCTGGGGACTCTTCTGGCTTGCGATCGGTTTGATCGGCTGGAACCGTCGCACCTGTAGGGGGGGGATAGTGATAAAAGGAATTGCAGGCGGGTTTGTGCCGTTATCTCTGTTACTAGGCCTCTTGTGGTGGCGCGGTGGAAGCGGGTATGACGGGGTATGGTTTGCGAGTGGATTAGTCGGAATGCCGGCGCTTCTGTCGATTCTCTCATTGCGACGGATGCCAGATGGAAAAACAGCAGGTACACATTTTTTTGAAGGGGTCCGATTTCTCATGTCGGATCTCCTGGGAGCTCACCGAGGTTGTGGTGGCTGTGACCATGCGCAGGACCATAAGACCTGTCAATGA
- a CDS encoding ABC transporter ATP-binding protein yields MTSPVLKVSGLTKRFGNFTAVDEVSFEIRPGEIVGLLGPNGAGKTTTIQMLLGVVTPTSGSIEAFGLDLSTHREAVLQQVNFSSTYIAMPQSLTVEENLWVVARLYGLSDIARRVDDIVKKLEMDEFRQKVTRKLSSGQMTRLTLAKAFLTEPRLLFLDEPTASLDPDIAYKIRSLLKEERRSSGLSILYTSHNMREMEEMSDRIIFLQRGRLVAEGTAQAIVARFGKADLEEVFLNLARESSAQLPS; encoded by the coding sequence ATGACAAGTCCCGTTCTGAAAGTGTCGGGGCTGACGAAGCGGTTTGGAAATTTCACTGCGGTGGATGAGGTCTCTTTCGAGATTCGACCTGGTGAGATCGTGGGGTTATTGGGACCAAACGGTGCCGGAAAGACCACAACAATCCAGATGCTACTCGGAGTGGTGACGCCGACCTCCGGCTCGATCGAAGCCTTTGGCTTGGACCTGTCCACCCACCGTGAAGCCGTGCTGCAACAGGTCAATTTTTCATCGACCTATATCGCCATGCCGCAATCTCTTACCGTCGAGGAGAATCTATGGGTTGTGGCCAGGCTCTATGGTCTGAGCGATATCGCACGACGGGTCGATGATATCGTCAAGAAGCTCGAGATGGATGAATTCAGACAGAAGGTCACCCGCAAATTATCATCAGGGCAGATGACAAGGTTAACATTGGCAAAAGCCTTTCTCACGGAGCCTCGTCTTCTCTTTCTCGATGAGCCGACGGCCAGTTTGGATCCCGACATCGCCTACAAGATACGGTCTTTGCTGAAAGAAGAGCGACGATCATCGGGGTTGAGTATCTTGTACACTTCGCACAACATGCGGGAGATGGAAGAAATGTCGGATCGGATTATTTTTCTTCAACGTGGACGTCTTGTAGCCGAAGGGACGGCGCAGGCCATCGTGGCACGATTCGGCAAAGCGGACTTGGAAGAAGTGTTCCTGAATCTCGCGCGGGAATCGAGCGCCCAGTTGCCATCATGA
- a CDS encoding Cytochrome C, translated as MSWTSKATFALSLVVGGLVLVGVATPFTDQPKFCAGCHTIAPSYESWAKSSHKEVSCVACHVRPGVAGWLHDKVLAGAKDTVIYLLGTPTDPHNLKASVSSEVCLSCHRHILRVSEIALRDLPSPVKEVGLIMNHRRHMQAFKARGQGEGCTTCHAGVVHDVPIKGYPVVIPRGHLSADSKPWYPIYPEGSHLRDRALRDCFSCHDGKSQHAGHILDQRCETCHLPDKISGALLFN; from the coding sequence ATGAGCTGGACATCTAAGGCCACTTTTGCGTTGAGCCTCGTTGTAGGAGGTCTGGTCCTCGTTGGGGTCGCAACTCCATTCACCGATCAGCCGAAATTCTGCGCCGGCTGCCACACCATCGCGCCTTCCTATGAGAGCTGGGCCAAGTCTTCCCATAAAGAGGTGAGTTGTGTTGCCTGTCATGTACGGCCTGGCGTCGCAGGATGGTTACACGACAAGGTCTTGGCGGGAGCCAAAGACACGGTCATCTATCTATTGGGCACCCCGACGGATCCGCACAATCTCAAGGCGAGCGTGAGCTCAGAGGTCTGTCTCAGTTGCCATCGTCATATCCTCCGTGTTTCCGAAATCGCCTTGCGCGACCTTCCATCGCCGGTTAAAGAAGTGGGACTGATCATGAACCATCGCCGACACATGCAGGCCTTCAAGGCTCGCGGACAAGGCGAAGGGTGTACAACCTGTCATGCTGGCGTGGTGCATGATGTACCCATCAAGGGCTATCCTGTCGTCATTCCGCGTGGCCATCTGTCCGCTGATAGCAAACCATGGTATCCGATCTATCCCGAGGGGTCGCATCTTCGTGATCGAGCCCTCCGTGACTGTTTCAGCTGTCACGATGGAAAGAGCCAGCATGCCGGTCATATACTGGATCAGAGATGCGAGACCTGCCATCTCCCTGATAAGATCAGCGGCGCCTTACTATTTAACTAG
- a CDS encoding Molybdopterin-guanine dinucleotide biosynthesis protein MobB — MVVPIVSFIGRSNSGKTTLIERVIPELVKGGYRVATVKHAGHGFDLDTEGKDSWRHKRAGASGVVIVSKGSLALFADVSEQLKVEEVRDRFLDSSYDLIIAEGWKSEGYPKIIIVRDQLGEISYSSDGLLAVVSDTLVDLPVPVLHVNDVGGVAALLMKQFPLRRREHELDI, encoded by the coding sequence ATGGTAGTCCCTATTGTTTCTTTTATTGGTCGTTCAAATAGTGGTAAGACGACCTTGATCGAACGTGTGATTCCTGAGCTGGTCAAGGGGGGATACCGTGTTGCGACCGTCAAGCATGCAGGGCATGGCTTCGATCTTGATACGGAAGGAAAGGATAGTTGGCGTCATAAGCGCGCCGGCGCCAGCGGTGTTGTAATCGTCTCGAAAGGGAGTCTTGCCTTGTTTGCCGATGTTTCGGAACAGCTCAAGGTAGAAGAGGTTCGCGATCGTTTCTTGGATAGCTCCTACGACCTCATCATTGCCGAAGGATGGAAGAGCGAGGGATATCCAAAAATCATCATTGTCCGTGATCAATTGGGTGAAATCTCTTACTCTTCCGACGGTCTTCTGGCGGTCGTTTCCGATACGCTCGTCGATCTCCCAGTGCCTGTGCTCCATGTGAATGATGTGGGCGGTGTTGCTGCTCTTTTGATGAAGCAATTCCCTCTCAGGCGCCGGGAGCATGAGCTGGACATCTAA
- a CDS encoding Molybdopterin molybdenumtransferase, producing the protein MKAADAMTGLTQLHEAQHVVLDAAMVLGEEKVSILEVLGRVLAEDIVAGRDNPPWDNSAMDGFAVRWEDIKQEHSIQKPVSLEVIEDVPAGTMPSKEVGSGQAIRIMTGAPIPRGADTVLKVEDTEATPASVRVFKAESKGANIRPQGEDVKKGDCIISRGTRLRPSEAGMLAILAKPFVFVYQRPRVAILSTGDELADLDERYSEEKIINSNSYGMAAAVQEAGGIPLLLGIARDTPAALKEKISHGLNADILVLSGGVSMGDYDFTKAVFRELGAEMNFWKLAIRPGQPLAFGKIQNTLAFGLPGNPVSSMVTFEQLVRPALLKMSGCRSYGRPVVQAVFQETFSKRGDRRHFLRGILTREDGVFKVRTTGDQGSGILTSMVKANCLIDVPVTVERLKPGDEVAVQLLTGEAWPTMTEPPEAGPHRLSCC; encoded by the coding sequence GTGAAAGCCGCCGATGCTATGACTGGATTGACCCAACTCCACGAGGCACAGCATGTGGTGCTCGATGCCGCGATGGTATTGGGAGAGGAGAAGGTCTCGATCCTTGAGGTCCTTGGGCGCGTGTTGGCTGAGGACATCGTCGCGGGGCGAGACAATCCTCCGTGGGACAATTCGGCAATGGATGGGTTTGCCGTCAGGTGGGAGGATATTAAGCAGGAGCACTCGATCCAAAAACCAGTGTCCCTGGAGGTGATCGAAGATGTTCCAGCCGGGACGATGCCGTCGAAGGAGGTGGGCTCTGGTCAAGCGATCCGTATCATGACCGGTGCGCCGATTCCTCGAGGGGCGGATACAGTGCTGAAGGTCGAGGACACCGAAGCGACACCCGCGTCGGTGCGGGTCTTTAAGGCGGAATCAAAGGGAGCGAATATCAGGCCGCAGGGCGAGGACGTCAAGAAGGGGGATTGCATCATCTCCAGAGGGACTAGACTGCGTCCTAGTGAGGCTGGGATGTTGGCGATTTTGGCGAAGCCATTTGTGTTCGTATACCAGCGGCCGCGCGTGGCGATCCTTTCGACGGGGGATGAGTTGGCGGACCTGGATGAACGGTATAGTGAGGAGAAGATCATCAACTCGAACAGCTACGGGATGGCTGCGGCAGTACAGGAAGCCGGGGGTATTCCGTTGTTGCTCGGCATCGCTCGTGATACTCCCGCAGCGCTCAAGGAAAAGATCTCACATGGATTGAATGCAGATATTCTCGTCTTGTCTGGCGGCGTCTCGATGGGTGATTACGACTTCACGAAGGCTGTCTTTCGTGAACTTGGCGCCGAGATGAATTTTTGGAAACTTGCCATCCGGCCCGGTCAGCCGCTGGCCTTCGGAAAAATTCAAAACACACTCGCGTTTGGTCTTCCGGGCAATCCGGTTTCGTCGATGGTGACCTTCGAGCAGTTGGTGCGGCCGGCATTGTTGAAAATGAGCGGCTGTCGAAGCTATGGACGCCCAGTTGTGCAGGCCGTTTTTCAGGAAACGTTTTCCAAACGTGGCGATCGACGGCATTTTTTGCGTGGTATCCTCACTCGAGAAGACGGTGTATTCAAGGTCCGCACGACCGGGGACCAGGGATCAGGCATTCTCACGTCGATGGTGAAAGCCAACTGTCTCATCGATGTGCCGGTCACAGTCGAGCGCCTGAAGCCCGGTGATGAAGTCGCGGTTCAACTATTGACCGGCGAGGCATGGCCTACCATGACCGAGCCACCGGAGGCCGGTCCGCACCGCCTCTCCTGTTGTTAG
- a CDS encoding Iron-sulfur cluster carrier protein — translation MGRELNIISDGSEDACTYMWACAICDENERCQKDKEGHSRWLVAKRMERIEYKVLIMSNKGGVGKSTCTTNIAVSLALKGWHVGICDMDIHGPNIPKMVGAEGQKLKISTSGGIIPFQAYNLKIASMSFLLQNSDDPIIWRDAYKYEFINQLLGGVDWQDLNFLLIDLPPGTGNESVTTIDLLGNVSGAVIVTTPQEVALLDSRKSVTFCKDSEVPIIGIVENMSGLDCPHCHREIEVFRKGGGEASALDMGVPFLGRIPLDPDVVTQSDAGEPFAMFNSDTATAEAYHRIANQVESFCKKSGSLLKVGRPTVGPVKGVSL, via the coding sequence ATGGGACGTGAGCTTAATATCATCAGCGATGGCAGTGAAGATGCCTGCACGTACATGTGGGCCTGTGCCATATGCGATGAGAATGAACGGTGCCAAAAGGACAAGGAAGGGCATAGCCGTTGGTTGGTGGCGAAGCGGATGGAACGGATCGAATACAAAGTGCTTATCATGAGCAATAAGGGTGGCGTGGGAAAAAGCACCTGTACGACGAACATTGCCGTCAGCCTTGCGCTCAAGGGGTGGCACGTGGGCATCTGTGACATGGATATCCATGGTCCCAACATTCCGAAAATGGTTGGTGCTGAAGGGCAGAAGCTCAAGATCAGCACGTCTGGCGGGATCATTCCATTTCAGGCCTATAATTTAAAGATCGCCTCGATGTCGTTTCTGTTGCAGAACTCCGATGATCCCATCATCTGGCGGGATGCCTACAAGTATGAATTCATCAACCAATTGCTGGGCGGAGTCGATTGGCAGGATCTGAATTTTCTCCTCATCGATCTTCCGCCGGGAACCGGCAACGAATCAGTCACGACCATCGACTTGCTCGGCAATGTCAGCGGCGCGGTCATCGTCACAACCCCCCAAGAGGTGGCTCTTCTTGATTCGCGGAAGTCAGTCACCTTTTGCAAAGACAGCGAAGTGCCGATCATCGGCATTGTCGAGAATATGAGTGGATTGGACTGCCCACACTGCCACCGCGAGATTGAGGTGTTTCGGAAAGGTGGAGGGGAGGCCTCCGCACTCGATATGGGAGTCCCGTTTTTGGGACGAATCCCCCTTGACCCTGATGTGGTTACACAGTCAGACGCTGGTGAACCGTTTGCCATGTTCAACTCGGATACGGCGACGGCGGAAGCGTACCACCGGATCGCGAATCAAGTTGAATCATTCTGCAAGAAGAGTGGATCATTGCTGAAAGTTGGGCGACCCACAGTCGGGCCGGTTAAGGGAGTGAGTTTGTGA